One region of Parerythrobacter jejuensis genomic DNA includes:
- a CDS encoding porin: MKNTLFLAASGVAISLAAPAHAQGGDAEAVREELAEMRAQMEAMAQRIDTLQQQLTTAQAQAAQASEAAVAASEAASAAAVEASAAADKASDTSIAFKGAPEIKGKGGWSFKPRGRLQYDAGFVNAPDSTNRGGGFGNDIRRARLGVSGDMPGGFGYKFEVDVANSDLAVTDAIISYEAGDVEIMVGQFNNFQSLEELTSSLHTSFIERAAYTDAFNFIRRVGIGVEYGSGDVMVQGGIFTDNMDRLSNDAWSANGRVVYMPKVGDTQLHFGGTVNYREVAPGSTVRYRQRPLVAFTSDRFINTGNFAAESEFSYGVEGAFVSGRFHGAVEGYWRNVNTPMMAADPTFFGGYAELGYYLTKGDTRGYSGGKFGRTKPANAVGAGGIGSVQINARYDRLDLSDAGIIGGTQNGYFLSLVWKPTDYTMLLANYGKLDYSNAVFPTATGDTDYSVDVFGVRAQIDF; this comes from the coding sequence GTGAAAAACACACTTTTCCTGGCTGCATCCGGTGTGGCCATTTCTCTTGCAGCCCCGGCGCATGCGCAGGGCGGTGACGCTGAAGCTGTGCGCGAAGAACTCGCCGAGATGCGCGCCCAGATGGAAGCCATGGCGCAGCGGATCGACACCCTGCAGCAGCAGCTGACCACGGCCCAGGCCCAAGCGGCGCAAGCCAGCGAAGCGGCAGTGGCGGCAAGCGAAGCCGCCAGCGCGGCCGCAGTGGAAGCGAGCGCCGCGGCGGACAAGGCGTCCGACACCTCGATCGCCTTCAAGGGCGCACCCGAAATCAAGGGCAAGGGCGGCTGGAGCTTCAAGCCGCGCGGCCGACTGCAATATGATGCCGGTTTCGTGAATGCTCCGGATTCGACCAATCGTGGCGGCGGTTTCGGCAACGATATCCGCCGGGCGCGGCTGGGCGTGTCGGGCGATATGCCCGGAGGCTTTGGCTACAAGTTCGAAGTGGACGTGGCCAATAGCGACCTCGCCGTAACCGACGCGATCATTTCCTACGAGGCAGGCGATGTCGAAATCATGGTCGGCCAGTTCAACAATTTCCAGTCGCTGGAAGAGCTGACCAGTTCGCTCCATACCAGCTTCATCGAACGGGCCGCCTACACCGATGCATTCAACTTCATTCGCCGTGTCGGCATCGGGGTTGAATATGGCTCCGGCGATGTCATGGTGCAGGGCGGCATCTTTACGGACAATATGGACCGCCTTTCCAACGACGCGTGGAGCGCCAATGGCCGCGTGGTGTACATGCCCAAGGTCGGCGACACCCAGCTTCATTTCGGCGGCACAGTCAATTACCGTGAAGTCGCTCCCGGCTCGACGGTCCGCTATCGCCAACGCCCGCTGGTGGCTTTCACCAGTGATCGTTTCATCAATACCGGAAATTTCGCAGCCGAGAGCGAGTTTTCCTACGGGGTCGAAGGGGCCTTTGTGTCCGGCCGGTTCCACGGTGCGGTGGAAGGGTACTGGCGCAACGTCAACACCCCGATGATGGCCGCCGACCCGACCTTTTTCGGCGGCTATGCCGAGCTTGGCTACTACCTGACGAAGGGCGATACGCGCGGCTATAGCGGCGGCAAGTTCGGCCGCACCAAGCCCGCCAATGCGGTTGGCGCGGGCGGCATCGGTTCGGTCCAGATCAATGCCCGCTACGACCGGCTCGACCTGTCCGATGCCGGGATCATCGGCGGCACCCAGAACGGCTATTTCCTGTCGTTGGTGTGGAAGCCAACCGACTACACAATGCTGCTCGCGAACTACGGCAAGCTGGATTACTCGAACGCGGTCTTCCCGACGGCCACCGGAGACACGGATTACTCGGTCGACGTGTTCGGCGTGCGCGCCCAGATCGACTTCTAA
- a CDS encoding substrate-binding domain-containing protein: MKMFKTFALAATASLALAACGDTGAGGTRDSIRAVGSSTVYPFAKLVAENFARSNPGFGSPLIESTGTGGGMALFCKGVGADTPDMANASRRIKASEFETCQSNGVTDVIELQVGLDGIAFASAQGGINMNLTPDIVYRAIAANPYGQEQTSETWSDVDPSLPDLPILVYGPPSTSGTRDALKELVLEAACKTNAEMEALKESDEDAYDRTCTEVRSDGKYVDQGEQDNLIVQKIQGNPNAVGVFGYSYLEENADKVQGLSMNGVAPTYENISSFAYPGARPLYVYVKKAHVGAIPGLAEYLAQWTTMWDKGGDLAQIGLVATPDEERAVNVQKATDLTPVLTVADLQK; encoded by the coding sequence ATGAAAATGTTCAAGACCTTCGCTCTGGCCGCGACAGCCAGCCTTGCTCTGGCCGCGTGTGGCGACACCGGCGCTGGCGGCACCCGCGATTCCATCCGCGCCGTCGGTTCGTCGACGGTCTATCCGTTCGCCAAGCTGGTGGCAGAGAATTTCGCGCGGTCGAACCCGGGCTTTGGATCGCCCCTGATCGAATCGACCGGCACCGGCGGCGGCATGGCCCTGTTCTGCAAGGGTGTCGGCGCCGATACGCCGGACATGGCCAACGCATCACGCCGGATCAAGGCGAGCGAGTTCGAGACTTGCCAGAGCAATGGCGTGACCGATGTGATCGAACTCCAAGTCGGTTTGGACGGGATCGCTTTTGCCAGCGCACAGGGCGGCATCAATATGAACCTGACGCCAGACATTGTTTACCGCGCGATTGCCGCGAACCCGTATGGGCAAGAGCAGACGTCCGAAACATGGTCCGATGTCGACCCGTCGCTGCCCGACCTTCCGATCCTGGTCTACGGCCCGCCATCCACCTCGGGCACTCGCGACGCGCTGAAGGAACTGGTTCTGGAAGCTGCGTGCAAAACCAATGCGGAGATGGAAGCGCTCAAGGAAAGCGACGAAGACGCCTATGACCGTACGTGCACCGAAGTGCGCAGCGACGGCAAATATGTCGACCAGGGCGAGCAGGACAATCTGATTGTCCAGAAAATCCAGGGCAATCCAAACGCCGTAGGCGTGTTCGGATACTCGTACCTGGAAGAGAATGCCGACAAGGTTCAGGGTCTTTCGATGAACGGTGTCGCGCCGACTTACGAGAATATTTCCAGCTTTGCCTACCCCGGCGCCCGCCCGCTTTATGTCTATGTGAAAAAGGCACATGTCGGTGCCATTCCGGGCCTGGCCGAGTATCTGGCGCAGTGGACCACGATGTGGGACAAGGGCGGCGATCTGGCGCAGATCGGCCTGGTCGCGACTCCGGACGAAGAGCGCGCCGTCAATGTCCAGAAGGCGACCGACCTGACGCCTGTCCTGACTGTCGCAGACCTTCAGAAATAG